Proteins from one Clostridium cellulovorans 743B genomic window:
- a CDS encoding AraC family transcriptional regulator → MKSKILLKEKATHGTALIPIAIRHLNYAEGLENFFYLHWHSEFEFVYILSGAILYSIEDKEYCVKAGEGLFIHSNQLHAARSFNGMPCEACVVLFHPNLFGHNKQSSTYSKFIYPILEGDLVFENYFKCEEEWQRLVMKLLSELDDLKYENVSENELLLKSKIFEIWHLCYKNSVALAPQGRKNRNYKLERMQPVLNYIHENYKEEITLMALAKILPMSEGQFCHAFKEVMNISPIAYVIRHRILQSCTLLTETDWKIADIARNVGFNNISYFNREFIKAIGCSPSKYRLEG, encoded by the coding sequence TTGAAATCAAAGATACTTCTTAAAGAAAAAGCTACTCACGGAACAGCCCTTATCCCCATAGCAATCCGACATTTAAACTATGCTGAAGGACTAGAAAACTTTTTCTACCTACACTGGCATTCTGAATTTGAATTTGTTTATATACTAAGTGGAGCAATTTTATACTCTATTGAAGATAAAGAATACTGCGTTAAAGCGGGAGAAGGACTATTTATTCACTCCAATCAGCTTCACGCTGCCAGATCTTTCAACGGTATGCCTTGCGAGGCTTGTGTAGTGTTATTTCATCCAAATCTTTTTGGTCATAACAAACAAAGCTCTACATATTCTAAATTTATTTATCCTATTTTAGAAGGAGATTTAGTCTTTGAAAATTACTTTAAATGTGAAGAAGAATGGCAAAGATTAGTGATGAAGTTACTAAGTGAACTGGATGACCTTAAATATGAAAATGTATCTGAAAATGAATTACTTTTAAAAAGTAAAATTTTTGAGATATGGCATCTATGCTATAAAAATTCAGTGGCATTAGCTCCTCAGGGAAGAAAAAATAGAAACTATAAGCTAGAAAGAATGCAACCAGTTTTAAATTATATACATGAAAACTATAAAGAAGAAATCACCTTAATGGCCTTAGCAAAAATCCTACCAATGAGTGAAGGACAATTTTGCCATGCGTTTAAGGAAGTGATGAATATATCACCAATTGCATACGTAATACGCCATAGAATATTACAGAGTTGCACTCTGCTAACAGAAACTGATTGGAAAATAGCTGATATCGCTAGAAATGTTGGCTTTAATAATATAAGTTATTTTAATAGAGAATTTATTAAGGCCATCGGATGTTCTCCAAGTAAGTATAGGCTAGAGGGATAA
- a CDS encoding TIM-barrel domain-containing protein, producing MRFTQDGNRLIAKSGSETIWIEPWGANSLRVRMTKEAIMDANDWALIDKPEATTAKIAIEDIELIEPWIKEEDRASRAQKTQTASIQNGEIIAVFNGEGWLTFKNSDGKILTEEYWRDRNRIDRYCVPLRVEARELKPITGTSDYSLTLRFEAYEDEKIFGLGQYQEKVLNKKGATLELAHRNCQASVPFMMSSRGYGFLWNNPAIGTVTFGTNRTEWSAKSTKKLDYFITAGKTPAQIEEQYANAVGKAPMMPEYGLGFWQCKLRYRNQEELINVAREYKRRGIPVDVIVIDFFHWTRQGDFKFEPRDWPNPDAMIAELKEMGTELMVSVWPTIDSRSENYGKMASEGYLISADRGLNINMNWMGETVFFDATHPGARDFVWQVSKKNYYDKGVRIFWLDEAEPEYGPYDFDNYRYYQGPALQCTNIYPAMYAKGYYDGMVAEGQENVCNLVRSAWVGSQRYGALIWSGDVSSTFRAMREQLQIGLNMGIAGIPWWTTDIGGFLGGYVEDKNFHELLLRWFAFGVFSPVFRLHGERVPHIEPEQAVIDGVAQMMTGSANEIWSYGEQNYEVMKNYIDMRERLRPYVRECMKEAHEKGTPVMRTMFYEFPEDSACWTADTQYMFGPDILVAPILELGERSREVYLPKNQLWKNPKTNEVFEGGQTITVDAPINEIPLFMRAEKEHPIYL from the coding sequence ATGAGGTTTACCCAAGATGGAAATCGTTTGATTGCAAAATCAGGTTCAGAAACTATATGGATAGAACCATGGGGTGCAAATTCACTTCGTGTTCGTATGACAAAAGAAGCAATTATGGATGCTAATGATTGGGCATTAATTGATAAGCCAGAAGCAACTACAGCTAAAATTGCCATTGAGGACATTGAGTTAATAGAGCCTTGGATTAAAGAGGAAGATAGAGCAAGTCGTGCTCAAAAAACACAAACAGCTTCAATACAAAATGGTGAGATTATTGCTGTCTTTAATGGAGAAGGCTGGCTTACTTTCAAAAATAGTGATGGTAAAATACTTACCGAAGAATACTGGAGAGATAGAAATCGTATTGATAGGTATTGTGTTCCACTTCGTGTTGAAGCAAGGGAATTAAAGCCTATTACTGGAACCAGTGATTACAGCTTAACTCTTCGTTTTGAAGCTTATGAGGATGAAAAAATCTTTGGGCTTGGTCAATACCAAGAAAAAGTTTTAAATAAAAAGGGCGCAACTTTAGAATTAGCACACCGTAACTGTCAAGCTAGTGTACCATTTATGATGTCAAGCCGTGGCTATGGTTTCTTGTGGAATAATCCTGCTATTGGAACTGTAACCTTTGGAACAAATCGTACTGAGTGGTCTGCAAAGAGTACTAAAAAATTAGATTACTTCATTACTGCTGGTAAAACACCTGCTCAAATTGAAGAGCAATATGCAAATGCAGTTGGAAAAGCTCCTATGATGCCTGAGTATGGGCTAGGTTTTTGGCAATGTAAGCTTAGATATCGCAATCAAGAAGAATTGATTAATGTTGCTAGAGAATATAAGCGCCGTGGCATTCCAGTAGATGTGATAGTTATAGACTTCTTCCACTGGACAAGACAAGGAGATTTCAAATTTGAACCAAGAGACTGGCCAAATCCTGATGCAATGATAGCAGAATTAAAGGAAATGGGTACTGAACTTATGGTATCTGTATGGCCAACAATTGATAGCCGTTCTGAGAATTATGGAAAAATGGCTAGTGAAGGATATTTAATCTCCGCTGATAGAGGTTTGAATATCAATATGAACTGGATGGGGGAAACAGTATTCTTTGATGCTACACATCCAGGGGCAAGAGATTTTGTATGGCAAGTTTCTAAGAAAAATTATTATGATAAAGGTGTTCGTATCTTCTGGTTAGATGAAGCAGAACCAGAGTATGGACCTTATGATTTTGATAACTATAGATACTATCAAGGTCCTGCACTACAATGCACTAATATATATCCTGCTATGTACGCAAAAGGTTATTATGACGGAATGGTTGCAGAAGGACAAGAAAATGTATGTAACTTAGTTCGATCTGCTTGGGTTGGCAGTCAAAGATATGGTGCACTTATATGGTCAGGAGATGTTTCTTCCACTTTTAGAGCAATGAGAGAACAATTGCAAATCGGTCTTAACATGGGTATCGCAGGTATTCCATGGTGGACAACAGATATCGGAGGCTTCTTAGGTGGATATGTAGAGGATAAGAATTTCCACGAATTATTACTTCGTTGGTTTGCTTTTGGAGTATTCTCACCAGTATTCCGTCTTCATGGAGAACGTGTTCCTCATATTGAACCAGAACAAGCAGTTATTGATGGTGTAGCTCAAATGATGACAGGCAGTGCTAATGAAATCTGGAGCTATGGTGAACAAAACTATGAGGTTATGAAAAATTACATCGATATGAGAGAAAGACTTCGCCCATATGTTAGAGAATGTATGAAGGAAGCTCATGAAAAGGGAACTCCAGTTATGAGAACTATGTTCTATGAATTCCCAGAGGATTCTGCTTGCTGGACTGCTGATACACAATATATGTTTGGGCCTGATATTTTAGTAGCACCTATATTAGAATTAGGTGAAAGAAGTAGAGAAGTATATCTTCCTAAAAATCAACTTTGGAAGAATCCTAAGACTAAT